The proteins below are encoded in one region of Belonocnema kinseyi isolate 2016_QV_RU_SX_M_011 chromosome 5, B_treatae_v1, whole genome shotgun sequence:
- the LOC117173314 gene encoding uncharacterized protein LOC117173314: MTRTAVAMLLINSVVFFYFIGLSSQSSVDPGSSSSGNKTSQASSFGSQHLRGSSTESKRSGYSNSASKRSLASSSGTQLPPEINRKGLHIPDGVEVWWEKDKIIAMEQNGVYRPFLFFAQYAMIQAVVNKKDPSKIGFNVVILSSQEWLSYMAKYAAYKKRDSILYSARSTVLEYTQAKRQALEELRLEREREAAFKELYKYDKKQGLYGDPEQGKSQ, encoded by the exons ATGACGAGGACCGCTGTCGCTATGCTGCTGATAAATTCAGtagttttcttctattttattg GATTAAGTTCACAATCATCTGTGGACCCCGGATCTTCTAGTTCTGGAAATAAAACTTCTCAAGCTTCTAGTTTTGGAAGTCAACATCTTCGAGGTTCTAGTACTGAAAGTAAACGTTCTGGATATTCTAATTCTGCAAGTAAACGTTCTCTAGCTTCTAGTTCTGGAACTCAATTGCCTCCTGAAATTAACAGAAAAGGACTCCATATACCCGATGGTGTAGAAGTATGGTGGGAAAAGGACAAAATCATTGCAATGGAGCAAAATGGTGTTTATAGACCATTCTTGTTCTTTGCGCAATATGCTATGATACAGGCAGTGGTAAATAAAAAGGATCCCTCTAAGATAGGATTCAATGTTGTGATTCTTAGTAGCCAAGAATGGCTAAGTTATATGGCTAAATATGCTGCTTATAAAAAG aGAGACTCGATACTTTATAGCGCTAGGAGCACGGTATTGGAGTATACTCAGGCTAAACGTCAGGCTCTAGAAGAATTGAGACTTGAGAGAGAACGAGAAGCTGCATTTAAGGAACTatataaatatgacaaaaaacaAGGCTTGTATGGGGATCCTGAGCAAGGAAAGTCACAATAA